In Bacillus cereus ATCC 14579, a single window of DNA contains:
- a CDS encoding metal-dependent hydrolase has protein sequence MKVSYHGHSVVKIEANGKVILIDPFLTGNPKTDLKTEDVKVDAILLSHGHGDHVGDTVELAKKNNAVVVAPFELATFLSWQGVNTHPMHIGGSHEFDFGKVKFTQAFHGSSYIDEENKTITYTGMPAGILFTAEEKTVYHAGDTALFSDMKLIGELNKVDLAFLPIGDNFTMGPEDAVLAAKWINAKTVVPMHYNTFPVIEQDPYQFVEKLQNCTGKVLEAGESITL, from the coding sequence ATGAAAGTATCTTATCATGGACATTCAGTTGTGAAAATTGAGGCGAATGGAAAAGTTATTTTAATTGACCCGTTTTTAACAGGTAATCCGAAAACAGATTTAAAAACTGAAGATGTAAAAGTGGATGCAATTCTTTTATCGCATGGACACGGTGATCATGTTGGAGATACAGTAGAACTTGCGAAGAAAAATAATGCAGTTGTTGTAGCGCCATTTGAACTAGCAACATTTTTAAGTTGGCAAGGTGTAAATACACACCCGATGCATATTGGTGGTTCACATGAATTTGACTTCGGAAAAGTGAAGTTTACACAAGCATTCCACGGCTCTAGTTATATTGATGAAGAAAATAAGACGATTACATATACAGGTATGCCAGCAGGTATTTTATTTACAGCAGAAGAGAAAACTGTATACCACGCAGGAGATACTGCACTATTCTCTGATATGAAGTTAATTGGGGAATTAAATAAAGTTGATCTAGCATTTTTACCAATTGGTGATAATTTCACAATGGGGCCAGAAGATGCTGTACTAGCGGCAAAATGGATTAATGCGAAAACTGTTGTACCGATGCATTACAATACGTTCCCAGTTATTGAACAAGATCCATATCAATTTGTAGAAAAGCTACAAAATTGTACAGGGAAAGTATTAGAAGCTGGAGAAAGTATTACACTATAG
- a CDS encoding DHH family phosphoesterase: MHEQILGAIKEFDTIIIHRHVRPDPDALGSQGGLGTILQESFPEKNIYTVGYNEPSLAYLRVMDDIEDSVYENALVIVCDTANQERVDDQRYTKGKMLIKIDHHPNEDPYGDITWVDTTASSTSEMIYEFYNYGKDKGLKITKEAARLILAGIVGDTGRFLFPNTTAKTLRYVSELVDMGVKFTDLYNEMYKTKEKIARLNGYILQNFTMVEEGAAYIKLTKEVLEEFDVLPSEASGVVGALGNIDGLKAWVLFLEEDDVIRVRLRSKGPVINKLAMQYNGGGHPMASGAKASSWEEADRLFADLREICK, translated from the coding sequence ATGCATGAGCAAATTTTAGGAGCAATTAAAGAGTTTGATACAATTATTATTCATCGCCACGTGCGTCCGGATCCAGATGCGTTAGGTTCACAGGGTGGTCTTGGTACAATTCTACAAGAATCGTTTCCAGAGAAAAATATTTATACGGTTGGGTATAATGAGCCGTCACTAGCATACTTACGAGTAATGGATGATATTGAAGATAGTGTATACGAAAATGCGCTTGTTATTGTTTGTGATACTGCGAATCAAGAACGTGTTGACGATCAACGCTATACAAAAGGGAAGATGTTAATTAAAATTGATCATCATCCAAATGAAGATCCGTATGGAGATATTACGTGGGTAGATACGACAGCGAGTTCTACAAGTGAAATGATTTATGAGTTTTATAACTATGGAAAAGATAAAGGATTAAAAATAACAAAAGAAGCAGCCCGCCTTATTTTAGCAGGAATTGTTGGAGATACAGGTCGTTTCTTATTCCCGAATACGACAGCAAAAACACTTCGTTACGTAAGTGAGCTTGTTGACATGGGTGTGAAATTCACAGATTTATACAATGAGATGTATAAGACAAAAGAAAAAATTGCTCGTTTAAACGGTTATATTTTACAAAACTTTACGATGGTAGAAGAAGGAGCAGCTTACATTAAATTAACGAAAGAAGTATTAGAAGAGTTTGATGTACTTCCTTCTGAAGCATCTGGTGTTGTTGGAGCGCTTGGCAATATTGATGGATTAAAGGCGTGGGTTCTATTTTTAGAGGAAGACGACGTAATTCGTGTTCGTCTTCGTTCAAAAGGACCAGTTATAAACAAATTAGCAATGCAATATAACGGCGGGGGGCATCCGATGGCTTCTGGTGCGAAGGCATCTTCTTGGGAAGAAGCGGATCGTCTTTTTGCTGATTTACGTGAGATTTGTAAATAA
- a CDS encoding NAD(P)-dependent malic enzyme: MHKVHQGKLETVSKVKVENAKDLSLAYSPGVAEPCKEIYDDKSKVYEYTMKGNMVAVVTDGTAVLGLGNIGPEASLPVMEGKAVLFKSFAGVDAFPIALNTNDVDKIVETVKLMEPTFGGVNLEDIAAPNCFIIEERLKKETNIPIFHDDQHGTAIVTVAGLVNALKLVGKKMSDIKVVANGAGAAGIAIIKLLYRYGVRDIIMCDRKGAIYDGRPTGMNPVKDEVAKYTNKNRIEGSLADVVQGADVFIGVSAEGALTEEMVRTMNDDAIIFAMANPVPEIMPELAKAAGAAVVGTGRSDFPNQVNNVLAFPGIFRGALDVHATQINEEMKMAAVQAIAELVAEDELNADYIIPAPFDARVAPQVAAYVAKAAMETGVARRQVDPNEIAEKTKQLALIGKE; this comes from the coding sequence ATGCATAAAGTGCATCAAGGAAAATTAGAAACTGTATCAAAAGTAAAAGTAGAAAATGCAAAAGATTTAAGTCTTGCATATTCTCCAGGGGTTGCAGAACCTTGTAAAGAAATTTATGACGATAAAAGTAAGGTATATGAATATACGATGAAGGGAAATATGGTAGCAGTTGTGACAGATGGAACAGCTGTACTTGGTCTTGGTAACATTGGACCTGAAGCATCTCTTCCAGTAATGGAAGGTAAAGCTGTATTATTCAAGAGCTTTGCTGGTGTAGATGCATTCCCAATTGCCTTAAATACAAACGATGTAGATAAAATTGTTGAAACTGTAAAATTAATGGAGCCAACTTTTGGCGGCGTTAACTTAGAAGATATCGCAGCACCAAACTGCTTCATTATTGAAGAGCGTTTGAAAAAAGAAACAAATATTCCTATCTTCCATGATGATCAACACGGAACAGCTATTGTAACAGTAGCAGGTCTTGTAAATGCACTGAAATTAGTTGGAAAGAAAATGTCTGACATTAAAGTTGTCGCAAATGGCGCAGGTGCAGCAGGTATTGCAATTATTAAACTTTTATATCGCTATGGTGTACGCGACATTATTATGTGTGACCGTAAAGGCGCAATCTATGATGGTCGTCCTACAGGTATGAATCCGGTGAAGGATGAAGTTGCAAAATATACAAATAAGAATCGTATAGAAGGTTCTTTAGCTGATGTTGTACAAGGTGCGGACGTATTCATTGGTGTATCTGCAGAAGGTGCATTAACAGAAGAGATGGTTCGTACAATGAATGACGATGCGATTATTTTTGCAATGGCGAATCCAGTTCCAGAAATTATGCCAGAATTGGCAAAAGCAGCGGGCGCAGCTGTTGTTGGAACAGGTCGTTCTGACTTCCCGAACCAAGTAAATAATGTACTGGCGTTCCCTGGTATTTTCCGCGGTGCACTTGACGTACATGCGACACAAATTAACGAAGAAATGAAGATGGCAGCTGTACAGGCTATTGCTGAGCTTGTAGCAGAAGATGAGTTAAATGCAGACTATATCATTCCGGCACCATTTGACGCGCGTGTAGCGCCTCAAGTAGCGGCTTACGTTGCAAAAGCAGCAATGGAGACAGGAGTAGCTCGCCGTCAAGTAGATCCAAATGAGATCGCTGAAAAAACAAAACAATTAGCGCTGATTGGTAAAGAATAA
- a CDS encoding YtrH family sporulation protein: protein MMRKAEIKTYFLYFVHIYEEERGMTMDVREHTFFSLLIISYFIAFGVILGGSLIGGFGAFLIGKPALTYINQFAQNLRIWALVAAIGGTFDTFYSFERSFFGGDMKDIVKQILLIFFATGGMQTGLIIIKWLTQEHV from the coding sequence GTGATGAGGAAAGCGGAAATCAAAACATACTTCTTATACTTTGTCCATATATATGAAGAAGAAAGGGGAATGACGATGGATGTAAGAGAACATACTTTTTTCTCTCTGCTTATTATTAGTTATTTTATTGCCTTTGGGGTTATACTTGGCGGTTCATTAATTGGTGGATTTGGTGCGTTTCTTATCGGAAAACCAGCTCTAACTTACATTAATCAATTCGCCCAAAATTTAAGAATTTGGGCACTCGTTGCAGCAATCGGCGGAACATTCGATACCTTTTATAGCTTTGAAAGAAGTTTCTTTGGCGGAGATATGAAAGATATCGTAAAGCAAATTCTCCTTATTTTTTTCGCAACTGGTGGTATGCAAACAGGTCTCATTATTATTAAATGGCTAACGCAGGAACATGTATGA
- a CDS encoding DUF3949 domain-containing protein, producing the protein MSSAVLFFGSIALFYFLVMIPIQYLYLQGLHEKKEKTGLSQRELYEKMSFGEEQLHFHVQGNPFNIPSAFVAYMILKVKGRKKASQY; encoded by the coding sequence ATGTCGTCAGCCGTACTCTTTTTTGGTAGTATCGCACTATTTTACTTTCTTGTAATGATACCGATTCAATATTTATATTTACAAGGTTTACATGAAAAAAAGGAAAAGACAGGATTATCTCAGCGAGAGCTATATGAAAAAATGTCTTTTGGAGAAGAACAATTACATTTTCACGTACAAGGGAACCCATTTAATATACCATCTGCGTTTGTTGCGTATATGATTTTGAAAGTTAAGGGACGTAAAAAAGCATCACAATATTGA
- the pepQ gene encoding Xaa-Pro dipeptidase, with protein sequence MNARLENLMQWLKEKNVEAAFLTSTPNVFYMTNFHCEPHERLLGMFVFQEKEPILICPKMEEGQARNAGWAHEIIGFTDTDRPWDMIAKAIKDRGINANAVAIEKEHLNVERYEELTKLFPNAAFKSAEEKVRELRLIKDEKELSILREAAKMADYAVEVGVNAIKEDRSELEVLAIIEHELKTKGIHKMSFDTMVLAGANSALPHGIPGANKMKRGDFVLFDLGVIIDGYCSDITRTVAFGEISEEQTRIYNTVLAGQLQAVEACKPGVTLGAIDNAARSVIADAGYGDFFPHRLGHGLGISVHEYPDVKAGNEAPLKEGMVFTIEPGIYVPNVGGVRIEDDIYITKDGSEILTKFPKELQFVK encoded by the coding sequence ATGAATGCTAGATTAGAAAATTTAATGCAATGGCTAAAAGAAAAAAACGTAGAAGCTGCGTTCTTAACTTCTACACCAAACGTCTTCTACATGACAAACTTCCACTGTGAACCACACGAAAGATTACTTGGTATGTTTGTATTCCAAGAAAAAGAACCTATTTTAATTTGCCCTAAAATGGAAGAAGGTCAAGCACGTAACGCTGGCTGGGCACATGAAATTATCGGATTTACTGATACTGACAGACCATGGGATATGATTGCAAAAGCAATTAAAGACCGCGGCATCAATGCAAATGCAGTTGCAATTGAAAAAGAACATTTAAACGTAGAGCGCTACGAAGAATTAACGAAATTATTCCCAAATGCAGCTTTCAAATCAGCTGAGGAGAAAGTTCGCGAACTTCGTTTAATTAAAGATGAAAAAGAACTTTCTATTTTACGCGAAGCAGCTAAAATGGCGGACTATGCTGTTGAAGTTGGTGTAAATGCAATTAAAGAAGATCGTAGTGAACTAGAAGTATTAGCAATTATTGAACACGAATTAAAAACAAAAGGCATACATAAAATGTCATTTGATACGATGGTATTAGCAGGTGCGAACTCAGCTCTTCCACACGGTATTCCTGGCGCAAACAAAATGAAACGCGGTGATTTCGTACTATTTGATTTAGGCGTAATCATTGACGGTTATTGCTCTGATATTACACGTACAGTGGCATTCGGCGAGATTTCTGAAGAACAAACTCGTATTTACAACACTGTACTTGCTGGACAACTACAAGCAGTTGAAGCATGTAAACCAGGTGTTACACTTGGCGCAATCGACAACGCTGCTCGTTCTGTTATCGCAGATGCAGGTTACGGAGACTTCTTCCCACACCGACTTGGTCACGGACTTGGAATTAGCGTACACGAATATCCAGATGTAAAAGCTGGTAACGAGGCTCCATTAAAAGAAGGTATGGTCTTCACAATCGAACCTGGTATTTACGTACCAAACGTAGGTGGCGTTCGTATTGAAGATGATATTTACATCACAAAAGACGGATCAGAAATTTTAACGAAATTCCCGAAAGAGTTACAATTTGTAAAATAA
- the dnaE gene encoding DNA polymerase III subunit alpha has product MKFVHLQCQTVFSLLKSACKIDELVVRAKELGFSSLAITDENVMYGVIPFYKACKKHGIQPVIGLTASIFSEEEERSYPLVLLAENEIGYQNLLKISSSIMTKSKEGILKKWLAHYAKGLIAISPGKDGEIEQLLLEDNESQAEEVDRTYQNMFGHFYMSLQHHAIQDELLLQEKLLEFISRVNIPVVATNDVRYINQSDALVHECLLSVESGTKMTDPDRPRLKTDQYYLKSSDEMEALFSHAPEAIQNTIKIAERCQVEIPFHVNQLPKFPVPSNETSDIYLRRVCEEGLRKRYGEPKEVHIKRLDHELNVISRMGFSDYFLIVWDFMKYAHENHILTGPGRGSAAGSLVSYVLEITDIDPIEYDLLFERFLNPERVTLPDIDIDFPDVRRDEMIRYVKDKYGQLRVAQIVTFGTLAAKAAIRDIARVMGLPPRDIDIFSKLIPSKLGITLKDAYEESQSLREFIQGNLLHERVFEIAKRVEGLPRHTSIHAAGVIMSQEPLTGSVAIQEGHNDVYVTQYPADALEELGLLKMDFLGLRNLTLLENIIKFIANKIGKEIDIRNLPLQDEKTFQLLGRGDTTGVFQLESGGMRNVLRGLKPNEFEDIVAVNSLYRPGPMEQIPTFIESKHGKRKIEYLHPDLKPILERTYGVIVYQEQIMQIASKLAGFSLGEADLLRRAVSKKNRDILDQERKHFVQGCLRNGYDETSAEKIYDLIVRFANYGFNRSHAVAYSMIGYQLAYLKANYTLEFMTALLSSAIGNEDKIVQYIRETKRKGFHVLPPSLQRSGYNFQIEGNAIRYSLLSIRNIGMATVTALLEEREKKMFEDLFEFCLRMPSKFVTERNLEAFVWSGCFDDFGVSRTNLWKSIKGALEYANLARDLGDAVPKSKYVQGEELSFIEQLNKEKEALGFYLSSYPTAQYVKLAKELEIPSLAQAMRHKKKVQRAIVYITSVRVIRTKKFQKMAFITFCDQNDEMEAVLFPETYIHFSDKLQEGAIVLVDGTIELRNHKLQWIVNGLYPLEEMDVYEEKKDASVYVKLPSQYEKKLLNQVTKILFDYSGFAKVLIYYEKEHKMVQLSRSLSIHPSEECLGALREIVGEENVVVKI; this is encoded by the coding sequence GTGAAGTTTGTGCATTTACAATGTCAAACCGTTTTTAGTTTATTAAAAAGTGCTTGTAAAATTGATGAGCTTGTAGTCAGGGCGAAAGAACTCGGTTTTTCATCGCTGGCTATTACGGATGAAAATGTTATGTATGGCGTTATTCCGTTTTATAAAGCATGTAAGAAACATGGTATACAGCCCGTTATTGGATTAACCGCTTCTATTTTTAGTGAAGAAGAAGAAAGGTCTTATCCGCTTGTATTACTTGCTGAGAATGAAATAGGCTACCAAAATTTATTAAAGATTTCTAGCAGTATTATGACAAAGTCCAAAGAAGGTATTCTTAAGAAGTGGCTTGCGCATTATGCGAAAGGATTAATTGCAATTTCACCAGGTAAAGATGGCGAAATTGAGCAATTATTACTAGAAGACAATGAGAGTCAGGCTGAAGAAGTAGATCGCACGTATCAAAATATGTTTGGCCATTTTTATATGAGTTTGCAGCATCATGCGATTCAAGATGAGTTGCTTTTACAAGAGAAACTACTTGAATTTATTAGTAGGGTTAATATTCCAGTCGTTGCAACAAACGATGTGCGCTATATCAATCAAAGTGACGCGCTTGTTCACGAATGTTTACTATCTGTTGAAAGTGGAACGAAAATGACTGATCCAGATAGGCCGAGGCTGAAAACAGATCAGTATTATTTAAAGTCATCGGATGAAATGGAAGCACTATTTTCCCATGCGCCGGAAGCAATCCAAAATACAATAAAAATTGCAGAGCGTTGCCAAGTAGAAATACCGTTCCATGTAAATCAACTTCCGAAGTTTCCTGTTCCGTCTAATGAAACGAGTGATATATACTTGCGTCGTGTTTGTGAAGAAGGTTTGCGGAAACGATATGGTGAACCGAAAGAAGTGCATATAAAGCGTTTGGATCATGAATTAAATGTTATTTCTCGTATGGGATTTAGTGATTATTTCCTCATCGTATGGGATTTTATGAAGTATGCACATGAAAATCATATTCTAACAGGACCAGGTCGTGGATCGGCAGCTGGTTCACTCGTTTCATACGTATTAGAAATTACAGATATTGATCCAATTGAATACGATCTATTATTTGAAAGGTTTTTAAATCCTGAACGTGTGACGCTTCCCGATATTGATATTGATTTTCCAGACGTAAGACGTGATGAGATGATTCGCTATGTGAAAGATAAATACGGTCAGCTCCGTGTTGCGCAAATTGTAACGTTTGGTACGCTTGCAGCAAAAGCGGCAATTAGAGACATTGCCCGCGTAATGGGGCTTCCGCCGCGAGATATTGATATATTTTCAAAACTTATTCCATCAAAGCTTGGTATAACGTTAAAAGATGCATATGAAGAATCACAATCACTTCGTGAGTTTATACAAGGGAATCTTCTGCATGAGCGTGTATTTGAAATCGCAAAACGTGTAGAAGGTTTACCACGTCATACGTCTATTCATGCGGCTGGTGTTATTATGAGTCAAGAACCGCTAACAGGAAGTGTAGCAATTCAAGAAGGACATAACGATGTTTATGTTACGCAATATCCAGCCGATGCGCTAGAAGAACTTGGTTTGCTTAAGATGGACTTTTTAGGATTACGTAATTTAACGTTACTTGAAAATATTATAAAATTTATCGCGAACAAAATAGGGAAAGAAATCGATATAAGAAACTTACCTCTTCAAGATGAAAAGACGTTCCAATTATTAGGGAGAGGGGATACAACAGGTGTATTCCAGCTTGAGTCGGGTGGTATGCGAAATGTACTTCGCGGGTTAAAACCGAATGAGTTTGAAGATATCGTAGCTGTTAACTCGTTATACAGACCAGGACCGATGGAACAGATACCGACTTTTATTGAATCGAAACATGGAAAAAGAAAAATTGAATATTTACATCCGGATTTAAAGCCAATTTTAGAAAGAACATACGGCGTCATTGTATACCAAGAACAAATTATGCAAATTGCATCGAAGTTAGCTGGTTTTTCGCTCGGAGAAGCAGATTTACTGCGCCGTGCGGTGAGTAAAAAAAATCGTGATATTTTAGATCAGGAACGTAAGCATTTCGTCCAAGGATGTTTGCGAAATGGTTATGATGAGACATCTGCAGAGAAAATTTATGATTTAATTGTAAGATTTGCGAATTACGGTTTTAACCGAAGTCACGCTGTAGCTTACAGTATGATCGGATATCAGCTTGCCTATTTGAAAGCGAATTATACGCTGGAATTTATGACGGCATTATTATCAAGCGCAATTGGAAATGAAGATAAGATTGTACAGTATATACGAGAAACGAAGCGGAAAGGTTTTCACGTTTTGCCACCGTCTCTTCAGAGGAGTGGCTACAACTTCCAAATAGAAGGGAATGCGATACGTTACAGTTTACTTTCGATCCGAAATATTGGAATGGCTACAGTGACAGCATTATTAGAAGAACGAGAGAAAAAAATGTTCGAAGATTTATTTGAATTTTGTCTTCGTATGCCGTCAAAGTTCGTAACGGAGCGTAATTTAGAAGCTTTCGTCTGGTCGGGATGTTTTGACGATTTTGGTGTTTCGAGAACGAATTTATGGAAAAGTATTAAAGGGGCGTTAGAGTACGCGAATCTCGCACGTGATTTAGGAGATGCTGTTCCAAAATCAAAATATGTACAAGGAGAAGAGTTATCTTTTATTGAACAACTAAATAAAGAGAAGGAAGCGCTTGGCTTTTATTTATCAAGTTATCCGACAGCGCAATATGTGAAGTTAGCAAAAGAATTAGAAATTCCATCTCTCGCTCAGGCGATGCGACACAAGAAAAAAGTACAAAGAGCTATTGTGTATATAACAAGTGTGAGAGTGATTCGTACGAAAAAGTTTCAAAAGATGGCATTTATTACATTCTGTGATCAAAATGATGAAATGGAAGCGGTCCTCTTCCCGGAAACGTATATACATTTCTCGGATAAGTTGCAAGAAGGAGCAATTGTTTTAGTTGACGGTACGATTGAGCTAAGAAATCATAAGCTGCAATGGATTGTAAATGGACTATATCCGCTAGAGGAAATGGATGTTTATGAAGAAAAGAAAGACGCATCTGTTTACGTGAAATTGCCGTCTCAGTATGAGAAAAAGCTTTTAAATCAGGTTACGAAAATATTGTTCGACTATTCAGGTTTTGCGAAAGTACTAATTTATTATGAAAAGGAACATAAAATGGTACAATTATCTCGGAGTTTATCGATTCATCCAAGTGAAGAATGTTTAGGAGCACTTCGTGAAATTGTCGGGGAAGAAAATGTAGTTGTGAAAATATAA
- a CDS encoding DUF3221 domain-containing protein codes for MNRHMKIVMFLSVFLVVLSACDTKQVEQVTVKEVPKEGYIILRNDTMFFADDKTVETKVELQHYIEQQMNKEHPAHIVLSFKDKDAYKQLKTGDKIKVWFSQILESYPAKMIVEKFEIVGK; via the coding sequence ATGAATAGGCATATGAAAATTGTTATGTTTTTAAGTGTATTTCTAGTCGTATTATCAGCGTGTGATACAAAACAAGTAGAGCAAGTAACGGTAAAAGAAGTACCTAAAGAAGGGTATATCATATTAAGAAATGACACGATGTTTTTTGCCGATGATAAAACGGTTGAAACAAAAGTAGAGTTGCAACATTATATAGAACAACAAATGAATAAAGAGCATCCAGCACATATAGTCTTGAGCTTTAAGGACAAAGACGCATATAAACAGTTAAAAACAGGGGATAAAATAAAAGTATGGTTTTCTCAAATACTTGAAAGTTATCCAGCAAAAATGATTGTAGAGAAATTTGAAATAGTAGGGAAATAG
- a CDS encoding DUF6176 family protein: MNVELTRFKVKPGKSHRVNEWMQLLNDNMKEVLLTLNDEKMYVETIFREIRDGEEYLYWYSVQGEGGALVENSHYEIDKKHLEFWYECIDEEAPSVDMKTEVVMIQDVVKDAMK; this comes from the coding sequence ATGAATGTAGAATTAACGAGATTTAAAGTTAAGCCTGGTAAGAGTCATCGAGTAAATGAATGGATGCAGCTTCTGAATGACAATATGAAAGAAGTACTTTTGACATTAAACGACGAAAAGATGTACGTTGAGACAATTTTCCGGGAAATAAGAGATGGAGAAGAGTACTTATATTGGTATTCTGTGCAAGGAGAAGGTGGGGCTCTTGTCGAAAATTCTCATTATGAAATTGATAAAAAGCACTTGGAATTTTGGTATGAGTGTATTGATGAAGAAGCACCCTCTGTTGATATGAAAACAGAAGTCGTTATGATTCAAGATGTTGTGAAGGACGCGATGAAATAA
- a CDS encoding DUF2785 domain-containing protein yields MLQQQLEEIRNNNYILDNTLNIDSLSSNMLEQIGDTDSYLRDKLIYSTFFHLIKKEYLSHTQLQKLLLESIGEKYLLYKIHSDDEDAVFTRAFTTLLIALIIDADTNHNFLSQTDISNVKDQLILYMNNEHDFRGYVQKHGWAHSIAHASDTFEALVNSPKLETLYYEEILQTLLNKVCVHSIYYKYEEDERIVYPIVAMLQNGLKEEALILALRDLVAQLPVQKQTLHIESYEFLYGNIKSFLRSLFFRLRKLSICEETECEIEKLLQELPKYY; encoded by the coding sequence ATGTTACAACAACAGTTAGAAGAAATTCGTAATAATAATTACATACTGGATAACACACTTAACATTGATTCTTTAAGTTCCAATATGCTTGAGCAAATTGGCGATACTGATAGCTATTTAAGGGACAAACTCATCTACTCTACTTTTTTTCATCTCATCAAGAAGGAATATCTTTCACACACACAATTACAGAAACTATTATTAGAAAGCATCGGTGAAAAATATTTATTGTATAAGATTCATTCAGATGATGAAGATGCGGTATTTACCCGAGCATTTACAACATTATTAATTGCCCTCATTATTGATGCTGATACAAATCATAATTTCTTATCACAGACTGATATTTCAAATGTAAAAGATCAACTAATTCTATATATGAACAACGAACATGATTTCCGGGGATATGTGCAAAAACACGGCTGGGCACATAGTATCGCTCATGCTTCTGATACATTTGAGGCGCTTGTGAATAGTCCTAAACTGGAAACTTTATATTACGAAGAAATATTACAAACTTTATTAAACAAAGTTTGTGTTCATTCCATCTATTACAAATATGAAGAAGATGAACGTATCGTTTATCCGATTGTCGCAATGCTACAAAATGGCTTAAAGGAAGAAGCACTCATATTAGCCCTTCGTGATTTAGTAGCTCAATTACCCGTTCAAAAACAAACATTACATATTGAATCATACGAGTTTCTATACGGAAATATAAAATCTTTCTTACGCAGCTTATTTTTCAGACTGCGCAAGCTTTCTATATGCGAAGAAACAGAATGCGAAATTGAAAAATTGCTACAAGAACTTCCAAAATATTATTAA
- the ytrI gene encoding sporulation membrane protein YtrI, whose amino-acid sequence MRVPSANTAKRWYLVLAGAAVGGVLSWFIFLYIYGVFQEEQASKIAEQREIIEKQEAKLHVLLEDQEKLNTENKRLLTIQEIKIKLINREKYDLDNLTLENMTTSIHNDLQHLLTKNIQSIAKNKDLLKKVIENKTYKHYDRLYRFKVDTISFDTVLEISITIEKEK is encoded by the coding sequence ATGAGAGTACCAAGTGCCAATACAGCAAAAAGATGGTACTTAGTATTAGCTGGGGCTGCTGTTGGAGGCGTGTTGAGCTGGTTTATTTTTTTGTACATATACGGTGTTTTTCAAGAAGAACAAGCTAGTAAAATAGCAGAACAAAGAGAAATTATAGAAAAACAAGAAGCAAAGCTCCACGTCCTTCTCGAAGATCAAGAAAAATTGAACACTGAAAATAAACGGCTCTTAACCATTCAAGAGATTAAAATAAAACTTATCAATCGAGAAAAATACGATTTAGACAATCTCACACTCGAAAATATGACTACATCTATCCATAATGACCTCCAACATCTTTTAACGAAAAACATTCAAAGTATCGCAAAAAATAAAGACCTACTTAAAAAGGTAATCGAAAATAAAACGTACAAACATTACGATCGGCTATACCGTTTTAAAGTCGATACAATATCTTTTGATACAGTGCTTGAAATTAGCATTACTATAGAGAAAGAAAAATAA
- a CDS encoding YtpI family protein codes for MPVLVFCIIVSFMLYLFYKTKYFRTNRPMEKGWLSGKSAMALGSFVLFFGINQFFLELSTARIIVGVLFVLFGSASVFNGFRQYKHFLPLAVKEAEVYEAT; via the coding sequence ATGCCAGTATTAGTCTTCTGTATTATCGTCTCATTTATGTTGTACCTCTTTTACAAAACAAAATACTTTCGTACAAACCGCCCAATGGAGAAAGGTTGGCTCTCAGGAAAATCCGCAATGGCACTCGGTTCATTCGTTTTATTTTTCGGGATAAACCAATTCTTTTTAGAACTTTCAACCGCTCGTATTATCGTTGGTGTTTTATTCGTTCTATTTGGTAGTGCAAGTGTATTTAACGGGTTTCGCCAATACAAACATTTCTTGCCATTAGCAGTTAAAGAAGCTGAAGTCTATGAAGCAACGTAA